A single Bacillus sp. HMF5848 DNA region contains:
- the bshA gene encoding N-acetyl-alpha-D-glucosaminyl L-malate synthase BshA — protein MLRIGIICYPTVGGSGVVATELGKLLAERGHEIHFISSSMPFRLGKVYHNIYYHEVEVNQYSVFRYPPYDLALASKIAEVVKREELDILHAHYAIPHAVCALLAKQMVESNPKIVTTLHGTDITVLGSDPSLIDLIRFGIEKSDVVTAVSNALVEQTNDIIQPNKDIETVYNFIDERVYGKKEACQHLREEYGIKSHEKVVIHVSNFRHVKRVPDVIHAFYQINKEVDSKLLLVGDGPELSTAVRVVRELGIENSVLYLGKQENVEDLYSISDLKLLLSEKESFGLVLLEAMACGVPCIGTKIGGIPEVIADGQTGYLCELGAVDEVSQKAIQILQDEQLHKTMSHNAITYVKERFLSEKIVSQYEAIYERLVKEE, from the coding sequence ATGTTACGTATAGGAATAATTTGCTATCCAACTGTAGGTGGATCGGGAGTAGTAGCTACAGAATTAGGTAAGCTTTTAGCCGAGCGAGGTCATGAAATTCATTTTATTTCTTCTAGCATGCCCTTTAGGCTTGGAAAGGTGTACCACAACATTTACTATCATGAAGTGGAGGTAAATCAGTATTCAGTGTTTCGGTACCCTCCATATGATTTAGCTTTAGCTAGTAAAATTGCAGAAGTAGTAAAACGGGAGGAATTGGATATTCTACATGCACATTATGCCATTCCTCATGCTGTTTGTGCGTTGTTAGCTAAGCAAATGGTTGAGTCAAATCCAAAAATAGTAACAACCTTGCATGGAACAGATATAACTGTTCTTGGATCCGATCCATCCTTGATAGATTTAATTCGATTTGGAATAGAAAAGTCAGATGTAGTGACAGCTGTTTCAAATGCCTTGGTCGAACAAACGAATGATATTATTCAGCCTAATAAGGACATTGAAACAGTTTACAATTTTATAGATGAACGTGTATATGGAAAAAAAGAGGCCTGTCAGCACTTACGAGAAGAGTATGGCATTAAGTCGCACGAAAAGGTTGTTATTCATGTATCAAATTTTCGACATGTAAAACGTGTTCCAGATGTGATCCATGCTTTTTATCAAATAAACAAAGAGGTAGATAGCAAGCTATTACTTGTGGGAGATGGTCCTGAATTGTCTACTGCAGTACGTGTGGTGCGAGAGCTTGGTATAGAGAATTCTGTCTTATATTTAGGCAAACAAGAAAACGTTGAAGACTTATATTCTATCAGTGATTTAAAGCTGCTCTTATCAGAAAAAGAGAGCTTTGGTCTCGTGTTATTAGAAGCGATGGCATGTGGTGTCCCTTGTATTGGTACAAAGATTGGAGGCATTCCAGAAGTAATAGCAGATGGTCAAACAGGATATCTGTGCGAATTAGGAGCAGTAGACGAAGTTTCTCAAAAAGCAATTCAGATCTTACAAGACGAACAATTACATAAAACGATGTCACATAATGCAATAACATATGTTAAAGAACGCTTTTTATCGGAAAAAATTGTAAGTCAATATGAAGCAATATACGAACGATTAGTAAAAGAGGAATAA
- the mgsA gene encoding methylglyoxal synthase: MKISLIAHDRKKNDLIQFVTAYKQIFAQHELYATGTTGLKIMEATGLNIHRFQSGPLGGDQEIGALIAKNEMDVIFFFRDPLTAQPHEPDVTALVRLCDVYAIPLATNMGTAEILVQGIRRGDMHWREIIHEQTKKDEENL; encoded by the coding sequence ATGAAAATATCTTTAATTGCTCACGATCGAAAAAAAAATGATTTAATACAGTTTGTAACTGCATATAAACAAATATTTGCACAGCACGAGCTTTATGCAACTGGTACAACTGGTTTAAAAATTATGGAAGCAACTGGTTTAAACATACATAGATTTCAATCAGGTCCTCTCGGAGGCGATCAGGAAATTGGTGCTCTTATCGCTAAAAATGAGATGGATGTTATTTTCTTTTTCCGTGACCCATTGACAGCTCAGCCACATGAGCCAGACGTAACGGCACTAGTTCGCCTCTGTGATGTGTATGCCATACCATTGGCAACAAATATGGGGACTGCTGAAATTTTAGTGCAAGGTATTCGTCGAGGCGACATGCATTGGCGTGAAATAATTCATGAGCAAACAAAAAAAGACGAGGAAAACTTATGA
- the dapB gene encoding 4-hydroxy-tetrahydrodipicolinate reductase, producing the protein MSKQISIVISGYRGRMGSEAVKLVNNTNNYQLVAVVDRSYEGDHSTNSVDVPVYTDLDSCLQSIKADVLIDLTTPEVGVRHTKTALQYGVRPVVGTTGFTDKDLQEIEQLCHDKNIGAIIAPNFAIGAILMMKFSQMAAKYLPNVEIIEMHHDQKLDAPSGTAIKTAQMISTVREAKGQGHEQEKETLAGARGADFEGMKIHSVRLPGLIAHQQVLFGGQGQALTIRHDSFTRESFMTGVKLSVDTVVGIDTLVYGLENIIE; encoded by the coding sequence TTGAGTAAGCAAATTAGTATTGTTATTTCGGGATACCGTGGACGTATGGGAAGTGAGGCAGTTAAGCTTGTTAATAACACTAATAACTATCAATTAGTTGCCGTTGTTGACAGATCCTATGAGGGGGATCATTCTACGAATTCAGTTGATGTCCCTGTTTATACAGATTTAGATTCGTGTTTACAATCTATTAAAGCAGACGTATTAATTGATTTAACGACACCTGAAGTTGGTGTTCGTCATACGAAAACTGCACTTCAGTATGGTGTAAGGCCGGTTGTTGGAACAACAGGCTTCACAGACAAAGATCTTCAAGAGATTGAGCAATTGTGTCATGATAAAAACATAGGAGCGATTATCGCGCCAAACTTTGCTATTGGTGCTATCTTAATGATGAAATTCTCTCAAATGGCAGCGAAATACTTGCCAAATGTTGAAATTATTGAAATGCATCATGATCAAAAGTTAGACGCACCATCAGGAACGGCCATTAAAACAGCTCAAATGATTTCGACGGTTCGTGAAGCAAAAGGACAGGGCCATGAACAAGAGAAAGAAACATTAGCTGGAGCAAGAGGGGCAGATTTTGAAGGGATGAAAATTCATAGTGTTCGTTTGCCAGGACTTATTGCCCATCAGCAAGTATTGTTCGGCGGTCAAGGACAAGCTCTTACTATTCGTCACGATTCGTTTACAAGAGAATCTTTCATGACAGGTGTGAAACTATCTGTCGACACAGTTGTTGGAATTGACACACTTGTATATGGGCTAGAAAATATCATTGAGTAA
- a CDS encoding YitT family protein gives MKFGLKIKNILYILIGSAIFAFGLINFNIQNNLGEGGFTGITLLLFFLFKFDPAYTNLILNIPLFFIGWKFLGRTAFLYTIIGTVSLSVFLRIFQEYPVNMPLIDDLMLAALFAGVFVGVGLGIVFRYGGTTGGVDIIARLAHKYIGWSMGKTMFMFDACVIVASIIFYLSYREGMYTLVAVFVGARVIDFMQEGAYAARGATIISDFSFEIAEKIMLEMDRGVTVLKGQGSFTKKDRNVLYCVVGRNEIVRLKNVIHTVDPHAFVAVSEVHDVLGEGFTLDENKNPLER, from the coding sequence ATGAAGTTTGGATTGAAGATTAAAAATATTTTATACATACTTATTGGTTCAGCCATTTTTGCTTTCGGCTTAATTAACTTTAATATTCAAAATAATCTCGGTGAAGGTGGGTTTACCGGGATTACATTATTGCTGTTTTTCTTATTTAAATTTGACCCAGCCTACACAAATTTGATTTTAAATATTCCTTTATTTTTTATTGGCTGGAAGTTTCTTGGACGTACTGCTTTCTTATATACTATTATCGGCACTGTTAGCTTATCAGTGTTCTTACGAATTTTCCAAGAGTACCCAGTTAATATGCCACTAATAGATGATTTAATGTTAGCTGCTCTATTTGCTGGTGTCTTTGTGGGAGTTGGATTAGGTATTGTTTTTCGATACGGTGGAACGACTGGTGGAGTAGATATAATTGCACGATTAGCACACAAATATATCGGTTGGAGCATGGGTAAAACGATGTTTATGTTTGATGCCTGTGTAATAGTCGCATCTATTATCTTTTATTTGTCTTACAGAGAAGGTATGTATACTCTTGTAGCTGTTTTTGTTGGAGCTCGCGTTATTGACTTTATGCAAGAAGGAGCTTATGCAGCAAGAGGTGCTACTATTATATCAGATTTTAGCTTTGAAATTGCTGAAAAAATCATGTTAGAAATGGATCGTGGCGTCACTGTCTTAAAAGGACAAGGCTCTTTTACAAAAAAAGATCGTAACGTTCTATACTGTGTCGTTGGTCGAAACGAGATTGTACGTCTTAAAAATGTTATTCATACAGTTGACCCTCATGCTTTTGTCGCTGTAAGTGAAGTACATG
- the bshB1 gene encoding bacillithiol biosynthesis deacetylase BshB1 — translation MKLDILAFGAHADDVEIGMAGSIAKWVAKGYKIGICDLTEAELSSNGTVSLRKNEAAEAAEILQLDLRLNLGLPDRGLYVTDEAIRKVVSVIRKYKPTIVFAPYPIDRHPDHGHCAQLVKEAVFSAGIRKYEVEGETAHRIKDMHYYMINGFHKPSFLVDISDYMDTKITALMAYKSQFTKSEGAVETPLTNQYIPTIKARETLFGKEAGVLFAEGFKTDKPLLVEDLLKET, via the coding sequence ATGAAATTAGATATTTTAGCGTTCGGTGCACATGCGGATGATGTAGAAATAGGTATGGCAGGAAGTATTGCAAAATGGGTTGCCAAAGGTTATAAAATTGGTATTTGTGATTTAACAGAAGCCGAATTGTCCTCTAATGGCACAGTGTCTCTTCGGAAGAACGAAGCAGCTGAAGCAGCTGAAATTTTACAATTAGATCTACGTCTGAATTTAGGTCTACCAGATCGAGGTTTATATGTGACTGATGAAGCTATTCGTAAGGTCGTATCCGTTATTCGTAAATATAAACCAACAATTGTGTTCGCACCATATCCGATTGACAGACATCCAGACCATGGTCATTGTGCACAGTTAGTCAAAGAGGCTGTTTTTTCTGCTGGTATTCGAAAGTATGAGGTAGAGGGCGAAACAGCTCATCGTATTAAGGATATGCATTATTATATGATTAATGGTTTTCATAAACCATCTTTTTTAGTAGATATATCAGATTATATGGATACGAAGATAACCGCCTTGATGGCGTATAAGAGTCAATTTACAAAATCAGAAGGGGCTGTTGAAACACCGCTCACCAATCAATACATACCTACGATAAAAGCTCGTGAAACACTGTTCGGCAAAGAAGCAGGCGTCTTATTTGCTGAAGGATTCAAGACAGATAAGCCTTTATTAGTAGAAGACTTACTGAAGGAGACGTAA
- a CDS encoding biotin--[acetyl-CoA-carboxylase] ligase, with product MQTDIRKTLLRIFSDANGDFVSGERISRELGCSRTAVWKHMEDLRKEGFKLEGIRKLGYRIIDKPDKITANEITLGLQTDILGRHIHFEEEVDSTQKIAQRLALEGVPEGTIVVAEAQTAGRGRLNRHWHSPRKTGVWMSLILRPQIAPQKAPQLTLLTAVAVAQAIEEVIDVMPQIKWPNDILIKEKKAIGILTEMQAEADRIGSVIIGIGVNCNQEKGEFPEDITNIATSLAIEANKRIDRSLLIQSILHNFEKLYITYLEHGFTTIKILWESYAISLGKKIKVQSLAQVTEGTALGITDDGVLLIETADGQIHKVYSGDIHFQD from the coding sequence ATGCAAACAGACATCCGTAAAACATTATTAAGGATTTTTTCTGATGCTAATGGTGACTTTGTATCTGGGGAGAGAATCAGCAGAGAGCTAGGATGTTCACGTACAGCTGTATGGAAGCACATGGAAGACCTTCGAAAGGAAGGTTTTAAGCTCGAAGGTATTCGAAAACTAGGTTATCGCATTATTGACAAACCTGATAAAATTACAGCAAATGAAATAACACTAGGCTTACAAACTGATATACTAGGTCGCCATATTCATTTTGAAGAAGAAGTTGATTCAACTCAAAAGATTGCTCAACGTTTAGCGTTAGAAGGTGTTCCTGAGGGGACCATTGTTGTTGCTGAAGCGCAGACTGCTGGGCGCGGCAGATTGAATAGACATTGGCACTCACCGAGAAAAACCGGTGTTTGGATGAGTTTAATATTACGTCCCCAAATAGCACCACAAAAAGCGCCGCAGTTAACATTATTGACAGCAGTAGCTGTTGCTCAAGCAATCGAGGAAGTAATCGATGTTATGCCACAAATAAAATGGCCCAATGATATATTAATCAAAGAGAAAAAGGCAATCGGTATTTTAACAGAAATGCAAGCGGAAGCTGATCGGATTGGCTCTGTGATTATTGGTATTGGGGTTAATTGTAATCAAGAAAAAGGAGAGTTCCCTGAAGATATAACTAATATTGCTACTTCATTAGCAATTGAAGCCAACAAGCGTATTGATCGATCTCTTCTTATTCAATCTATATTACATAACTTTGAAAAATTATACATAACGTATCTTGAGCATGGTTTTACAACTATTAAAATATTATGGGAATCATATGCTATTAGTTTAGGAAAAAAAATAAAAGTTCAGTCATTGGCACAAGTAACAGAAGGCACTGCATTAGGGATTACGGATGATGGAGTGTTATTAATTGAAACAGCCGACGGTCAAATTCATAAAGTATATTCTGGCGATATTCATTTTCAAGATTAG
- a CDS encoding nucleotide pyrophosphohydrolase, whose product MEHITIKEMQAEVDSYISQFKEGYFSPLAMLARLTEELGELAREVNHYYGEKPKKASEKTKAIEEEIGDLLFVITCMANSLQIDLADSHRLVMNKFQTRDKDRWTKIQQDGVGGQVE is encoded by the coding sequence ATGGAACATATAACTATTAAAGAAATGCAGGCTGAAGTGGATTCATACATAAGCCAATTTAAAGAAGGTTATTTTAGCCCCTTAGCTATGTTAGCCCGATTAACAGAGGAACTAGGGGAGTTAGCACGCGAGGTTAATCATTATTATGGTGAAAAACCTAAGAAGGCTTCTGAAAAAACAAAAGCAATTGAAGAGGAAATAGGAGATTTGTTATTTGTTATTACTTGTATGGCAAATTCTCTGCAAATAGATCTGGCTGATTCTCACCGTCTCGTTATGAATAAATTTCAAACGCGTGACAAAGATCGTTGGACAAAAATACAACAAGATGGAGTAGGTGGTCAAGTTGAGTAA
- a CDS encoding CCA tRNA nucleotidyltransferase, producing MHEQFREALPIIDKLEENGYNAFFVGGAVRDVILGRDIKDIDIATSALPHQILELFPKTIDVGAEHGTIVVIHKESSYEVTTFRQDEEYKDFRRPASVVFIDSLIEDLKRRDFTMNAMAMTKDGHIIDPFLGQQAILNREIITVGKPEDRFHEDALRMLRAIRFCAQLSFNLAERTIQAIIKHAALLKHVSIERISTEFEKILAGINASAAIKLMFETTLIKYMPCINSDINVDTFIHIKWEQLTTATERWTMFVYLLDLEDVKMCLKKWKLPMKVIRSVSSNIHYLTKDGAWTNKTLYDAGLETVLEVERIRAIHGELDPEPHLAAFRSQFAALPIHNKKQIAVTGHDVAEWLQIERGPAIGEWLANIELQILNGQLENTKVAVREWLIKCKQTSVKHY from the coding sequence ATGCATGAACAGTTTAGAGAAGCCTTGCCAATAATCGATAAGTTAGAAGAAAATGGTTATAATGCATTTTTTGTTGGCGGAGCTGTTCGTGATGTCATACTTGGGCGAGACATTAAAGACATAGATATAGCGACATCTGCGCTACCACATCAAATATTAGAATTGTTTCCCAAAACGATAGATGTAGGTGCCGAACATGGAACCATTGTTGTGATACATAAGGAAAGTTCATATGAAGTAACAACATTTCGCCAAGACGAGGAGTATAAAGATTTTAGAAGACCTGCGTCTGTAGTATTCATTGATAGCCTTATTGAAGATTTAAAACGTCGTGATTTTACTATGAATGCGATGGCAATGACGAAAGATGGACATATTATTGATCCTTTTTTAGGTCAACAAGCTATACTTAATCGTGAAATTATAACAGTCGGTAAGCCTGAAGACCGATTTCATGAGGATGCATTACGTATGTTACGAGCGATCCGATTTTGTGCACAATTAAGTTTTAATTTAGCAGAGAGAACAATACAAGCTATTATAAAACACGCTGCGTTATTAAAGCATGTTTCGATAGAAAGGATTTCTACTGAATTTGAAAAGATATTAGCTGGCATAAATGCATCCGCCGCTATTAAATTAATGTTTGAAACAACATTAATAAAATACATGCCCTGCATTAATAGTGATATTAACGTTGATACATTTATTCACATAAAATGGGAGCAGCTTACTACTGCAACAGAAAGATGGACAATGTTTGTTTATTTACTAGACTTAGAGGATGTAAAGATGTGCCTGAAAAAGTGGAAGCTTCCCATGAAAGTTATTCGATCAGTTTCTTCCAATATACATTACCTTACTAAAGATGGGGCTTGGACTAACAAAACATTGTATGATGCGGGACTTGAAACAGTACTAGAGGTTGAAAGAATACGTGCTATTCATGGTGAGCTAGACCCTGAACCTCACCTTGCTGCGTTTAGAAGCCAATTTGCTGCATTGCCAATTCATAATAAAAAGCAAATAGCTGTAACGGGGCATGATGTGGCTGAATGGTTACAAATAGAACGTGGTCCTGCTATTGGTGAATGGTTAGCAAACATTGAACTACAGATATTGAATGGGCAGCTTGAGAATACAAAAGTTGCTGTAAGGGAGTGGCTGATCAAATGCAAACAGACATCCGTAAAACATTATTAA